A DNA window from Anastrepha obliqua isolate idAnaObli1 chromosome 5, idAnaObli1_1.0, whole genome shotgun sequence contains the following coding sequences:
- the LOC129249375 gene encoding magnesium transporter NIPA2 has protein sequence MGSESSAPEAMVGMEGMSSSMSDSSSTSPVPSLSDLYSQVDFYIGVGLAICSCFFIGSSFIIKKKALLRLSRQGDVRAAAGGYGYLKEWIWWAGLLTMAMGEGANFAAYAFAPASLVTPLGALSVIISAVMASKFLNEKLNLLGKIGCVLCILGSTIIVIHSPKEKEVENLDLLFEKLQDPGFIFYVLCILGSTVYVALFIAPRYGHSNVAVYIYLCSGIGSLTVMACKALGLAIRDTLNGTGNDFATWMPWFLICVTITFIAVQMNYLNKALDVFNTGIVTPVYYVMFTSLVITASAILFKEFEHMRFEDILGDICGFLVVILAVFMLNAFKDLDITLNDVRIIMRPKMQRVSQYDEEILVSDRSKQRRCSYGSGDIFRKA, from the exons ATGGGCAGCGAATCGAGCGCGCCTGAGGCCATGGTTGGTATGGAGGGGATGAGCAGCAGCATGAGTGACTCTAGTTCAACGAGTCCCGTGCCGTCGTTATCCGATTTATACTCTCAAGTGGATTTCTACATTGGCGTGGGACTGGCAATTTGCTCCTGTTTCTTTATTGGATCTAGTTTTATAATAAAGAAGAAAGCGCTTTTGCGTCTAAGCAGACAAGGGGATGTCCGTGCCGCCGCTGGTGGTTATGGTTATTTAAAAGAATGGATTTGGTGGGCAGGCTTGCTAACAA TGGCAATGGGTGAAGGCGCAAACTTCGCAGCGTACGCATTTGCGCCAGCTTCGCTCGTAACTCCGCTGGGTGCCTTAAGTGTTATCATATCAGCAGTGATggcatcaaaatttttaaatgaaaaactaaatctGCTCGGAAAGATCGGTTGCGTTCTATGTATTTTGGGCTCAACTATCATTGTTATACATTCACCAAAAGAGAAAGAAGTGGAAAATTTAGACTTACTGTTTGAAAAACTTCAGGATCCAGGCTTCATTTTCTATGTGCTTTGTATACTTGGCTCGACAGTGTATGTAGCGCTATTTATTGCCCCACGGTATGGCCACTCAAATGTTGCAGTATATATTTACCTTTGCTCCGGAATTGGTTCATTGACTGTTATGGCTTGCAAAGCCCTGGGATTAGCCATACGTGATACGTTAAATGGTACTGGTAATGATTTTGCCACTTGGATGCCATGGTTCCTTATTTGTgtaaccattacttttattGCTGTACAAATGAATTACTTAAACAAAGCACTCGACGTATTTAATACAGGCATTGTGACGCCAGTGTATTACGTAATGTTTACATCTTTAGTCATAACAGCCTCGGCGATCCTCTTTAAGGAATTTGAGCATATGCGATTCGAAGATATCTTGGGCGATATTTGTGGATTCCTAGTGGTAATCCTAGCTGTATTCATGTTGAATGCTTTCAAAGATTTGGATATCACATTGAATGATGTGCGCATTATTATGCGCCCAAAGATGCAACGTGTATCGCAATATGATGAAGAAATATTGGTATCAGACCGGTCTAAGCAGAGACGGTGTTCATATGGATCAGGTGATATTTTCCGCAAAGCTTGA
- the LOC129249378 gene encoding zinc finger protein ZFP2-like isoform X1 produces the protein MNFQATSCCRICLKSELLMSIYIYSPTFPMRPIEIIEKLNIFKYDETLPALLCQSCLYRLLDAYNLQQLAEASERRIRDFIGNSGGGGLGLCGISINSINQDSSTFSSTAAMGDSCKDAGVTAAIYANICDMFERNNVQTNNVIIGENGCMVTGEDMLNDIEIDVSSLTRSEANGDTLNEVFASKHTNFGVIEVNPNQKEAKTEKTDIVVNKNKFQPITTNGIDVLTQLPERCSECGKVFKHTDYLEAHGTQCPCQRKQSSNLLLHQRTNTGERRFQCEICANFFTTSSNLKAHKATHLEHREYHCSQCKRDFKTLRELRRHEPVHKTVKDNVCENCQKAFTKRSYLMDHIAAMHRGIRRHKCLECGKVFGRRSNLVSHIRIHSGEKPFQCKFCAWKFNQSSALARHMKKHTKSKANNFGFKTTDQVLKNSSLINILQPTEAVEARATDISTINISPQSGFNVLSNISNLDGMHCINTECLNADLGNVPTNTDTSGEVEVLQSNGEYDFTKNGILNYSASQQVC, from the exons ATGAATTTTCAGGCGACTAGCTGTTGTCgtatttgtttaaaaagtgagTTACTTATGTCTATCTATATTTACAGTCCAACGTTTCCAATGAGACCCatagaaattatagaaaagttgaacatttttaag tacgATGAAACATTACCCGCACTTTTGTGTCAATCATGTCTATACCGATTGTTGGACGCCTATAACTTGCAGCAGCTGGCTGAAGCATCCGAACGTCGCATACGTGACTTTATCGGCAATAGTGGTGGCGGTGGCCTTGGCCTATGTGGAATAAGCATAAATTCAAT CAACCAAGACTCCTCAACATTCTCTTCAACGGCCGCGATGGGTGATTCTTGCAAGGACGCAGGCGTAACCGCAGCCATTTATGCCAACATATGCGACATGTTCGAGCGAAATAATGTTCAAACAAATAATGTGATAATCGGCGAGAATGGGTGTATGGTGACAGGAGAAGATATGTTGAATGATATTGAAATCGATGTTAGCAGTCTGACACGGTCGGAGGCAAATGGTGATACACTGAATGAAGTTTTTGCAAGTAAACATACAAATTTCGGCGTTATAGAAGTAAACCCAAACCAAAAGGAAGCAAAAACCGAAAAAACAGACATtgtggtaaataaaaataaattccagcccATAACAACAAACGGGATTGATGTACTTACACAATTGCCAGAAAGGTGCTCAGAATGTGGGAAGGTGTTCAAACATACTGATTATCTTGAAGCACATGGAACG CAATGCCCCTGTCAGCGTAAGCAATCCAGCAACTTACTTTTGCACCAGCGCACAAATACTGGCGAACGACGTTTCCAATGTGAAATATGCGCCAATTTCTTTACCACCTCCAGCAATTTAAAAGCACACAAAGCAACACATTTGGAGCATCGCGAATACCACTGCAGCCAATGCAAACGCGACTTTAAGACACTCCGTGAATTGCGTCGCCACGAGCCTGTGCATAAAACAGTGAAGGACAATGTATGTGAAAATTGTCAAAAGGCATTCACGAAACGTAGTTATCTGATGGATCATATAGCGGCGATGCATCGTGGCATACGGCGACATAAATGTCTAGAATGTGGAAAAGTATTTGGAAGGCGTTCGAATTTGGTTTCTCACATTCG CATTCACTCAGGTGAAAAGCCTTTTCAGTGCAAATTTTGCGCATGGAAATTCAATCAATCATCGGCCTTGGCGCGTCATATGAAAAAGCATACAAAAAG CAAAGCTAACAATTTCGGTTTTAAAACTACAGatcaagtattaaaaaattcttcattaataaatattttgcaaccAACCGAAGCGGTAGAAGCAAGAGCTACTGACATAAGTACAATCAATATATCGCCACAGAGTGGTTTTAATGTGCTCAGCAATATATCCAATTTGGATGGAATGCATTGTATAAACACAGAGTGCTTAAACGCTGATCTTGGTAACGTACCAACAAATACGGATACAAGTGGCGAGGTTGAAGTACTGCAAAGTAATGGCGAATATGACTTCACGAAGAATGGCATACTAAATTACTCTGCAAGTCAGCAAGTATGTTGA
- the LOC129249378 gene encoding zinc finger protein ZFP2-like isoform X2, whose protein sequence is MRPIEIIEKLNIFKYDETLPALLCQSCLYRLLDAYNLQQLAEASERRIRDFIGNSGGGGLGLCGISINSINQDSSTFSSTAAMGDSCKDAGVTAAIYANICDMFERNNVQTNNVIIGENGCMVTGEDMLNDIEIDVSSLTRSEANGDTLNEVFASKHTNFGVIEVNPNQKEAKTEKTDIVVNKNKFQPITTNGIDVLTQLPERCSECGKVFKHTDYLEAHGTQCPCQRKQSSNLLLHQRTNTGERRFQCEICANFFTTSSNLKAHKATHLEHREYHCSQCKRDFKTLRELRRHEPVHKTVKDNVCENCQKAFTKRSYLMDHIAAMHRGIRRHKCLECGKVFGRRSNLVSHIRIHSGEKPFQCKFCAWKFNQSSALARHMKKHTKSKANNFGFKTTDQVLKNSSLINILQPTEAVEARATDISTINISPQSGFNVLSNISNLDGMHCINTECLNADLGNVPTNTDTSGEVEVLQSNGEYDFTKNGILNYSASQQVC, encoded by the exons ATGAGACCCatagaaattatagaaaagttgaacatttttaag tacgATGAAACATTACCCGCACTTTTGTGTCAATCATGTCTATACCGATTGTTGGACGCCTATAACTTGCAGCAGCTGGCTGAAGCATCCGAACGTCGCATACGTGACTTTATCGGCAATAGTGGTGGCGGTGGCCTTGGCCTATGTGGAATAAGCATAAATTCAAT CAACCAAGACTCCTCAACATTCTCTTCAACGGCCGCGATGGGTGATTCTTGCAAGGACGCAGGCGTAACCGCAGCCATTTATGCCAACATATGCGACATGTTCGAGCGAAATAATGTTCAAACAAATAATGTGATAATCGGCGAGAATGGGTGTATGGTGACAGGAGAAGATATGTTGAATGATATTGAAATCGATGTTAGCAGTCTGACACGGTCGGAGGCAAATGGTGATACACTGAATGAAGTTTTTGCAAGTAAACATACAAATTTCGGCGTTATAGAAGTAAACCCAAACCAAAAGGAAGCAAAAACCGAAAAAACAGACATtgtggtaaataaaaataaattccagcccATAACAACAAACGGGATTGATGTACTTACACAATTGCCAGAAAGGTGCTCAGAATGTGGGAAGGTGTTCAAACATACTGATTATCTTGAAGCACATGGAACG CAATGCCCCTGTCAGCGTAAGCAATCCAGCAACTTACTTTTGCACCAGCGCACAAATACTGGCGAACGACGTTTCCAATGTGAAATATGCGCCAATTTCTTTACCACCTCCAGCAATTTAAAAGCACACAAAGCAACACATTTGGAGCATCGCGAATACCACTGCAGCCAATGCAAACGCGACTTTAAGACACTCCGTGAATTGCGTCGCCACGAGCCTGTGCATAAAACAGTGAAGGACAATGTATGTGAAAATTGTCAAAAGGCATTCACGAAACGTAGTTATCTGATGGATCATATAGCGGCGATGCATCGTGGCATACGGCGACATAAATGTCTAGAATGTGGAAAAGTATTTGGAAGGCGTTCGAATTTGGTTTCTCACATTCG CATTCACTCAGGTGAAAAGCCTTTTCAGTGCAAATTTTGCGCATGGAAATTCAATCAATCATCGGCCTTGGCGCGTCATATGAAAAAGCATACAAAAAG CAAAGCTAACAATTTCGGTTTTAAAACTACAGatcaagtattaaaaaattcttcattaataaatattttgcaaccAACCGAAGCGGTAGAAGCAAGAGCTACTGACATAAGTACAATCAATATATCGCCACAGAGTGGTTTTAATGTGCTCAGCAATATATCCAATTTGGATGGAATGCATTGTATAAACACAGAGTGCTTAAACGCTGATCTTGGTAACGTACCAACAAATACGGATACAAGTGGCGAGGTTGAAGTACTGCAAAGTAATGGCGAATATGACTTCACGAAGAATGGCATACTAAATTACTCTGCAAGTCAGCAAGTATGTTGA
- the LOC129249379 gene encoding thiamine transporter 1: MQAWLRISLLLWIFGFFREFRPSEPFVTEYLSGPWYNITAEQVNKEIYPFGTYAVLAQLAIVFLITDILRYKPIIIVSACTGIILFAILLWSQEIWELLVAQVFYGTFIATEVAYYTYIYAKVDKEKYQIVTGHTRSAILCGKFLAGVLAQVLVSTETMNYKGLHYISFGSQIISLFIAVLLPPVGKSLYFYTEHPLELSDVSIAQKQVISENSSTAVLPQNGSIADIASGESDISSTNLPHFSWSNALQLLVKHTVSAYTNRTVVRWSFWWALATCGQMQVISYVQFLWKDIDPNHESIYNGAVEATVTLLGAGSAMVAGIANTSHHKKWHMWILTVCSLFMGTFIIISSVTNSVWIAYAMYILFGICYFFVITTASAIVAENLSDDSFGLIFGINTLAALVLQTILTLVVVTDTGYGLTPRDQYFIYGCYFIVLALMYFVAVFTRILFKKLRCCGYGVVNMTS; encoded by the exons ATGCAGGCGTGGTTGCGTATTTCACTGTTGCTATggatttttgggttttttcgtGAATTTCGCCCATCGGAACCATTTGTTACGGAATATCTGAGTGGTCCGTGGTACAACATCACAGCCGAACAAGTCAACAAAGAAATCTATCCCTTCGGTACTTATGCGGTACTGGCACAACTTGCAATTGTTTTCCTCATCACCGACATACTTCGCTACAAACCGATTATTATTGTATCCGCATGTACAGGCATTATACTTTTCGCCATTCTGTTGTGGTCGCAGGAAATATGGGAGCTACTAGTGGCCCAGGTATTTTATGGCACCTTTATTGCTACCGAGGTGGCCTACTACACATATATTTATGCCAAAGTTGATAAGGAGAAATATCAGATTGTTACCGGGCATACGCGATCGGCGATTTTGTGCGGAAAATTTTTAGCTGGTGTTTTAGCTCAAGTGCTCGTTTCAACCGAAACGATGAATTACAAGGGTCTGCATTACATTTCTTTTGGTTCACAAATAATATCGCTTTTTATAGCGGTGCTTTTGCCACCGGTGGGTAAAAGTTTGTACTTTTATACAGAACATCCACTTGAACTCTCAGATGTCTCCATAGCACAGAAGCAAGTTATATCAGAGAACTCATCAACTGCAG ttttgcCACAAAACGGTTCCATCGCTGACATTGCCTCTGGGGAAAGTGACATCAGTTCGACAAATTTGCCGCATTTTTCCTGGAGTAATGCCCTTCAATTACTTGTAAAACATACCGTCAGTGCGTATACAAACCGGACAGTGGTTCGTTGGAGTTTTTGGTGGGCTTTGGCCACATGTGGACAGATGCAGGTGATCTCGTATGTGCAATTTCTATGGAAGGATATAGATCCGAACCATGAGAGTATCTACAATGGCGCTGTGGAGGCAACTGTCACACTCTTGGGTGCCGGTAGTGCTATGGTGGCAGGTATAGCTAACACCAGCCATCATAAAAAATGGCACATGTGGATACTGACTGTTTGCTCGCTGTTTATGGGAACTTTCATTATTATCTCGTCGGTGACGAATTCAGTTTGGATTGCCTATGCTATGTACATTCTTTTCggcatttgttattttttcgttATAACAACAGCGAGCGCGATAGTGGCAGAGAATTTATCAGACGATAGTTTTGGGTTAATTTTTGGCATTAATACACTGGCGGCACTTGTATTACAGACGATCCTCACACTTGTGGTGGTTACTGATACCGGCTATGGCCTTACACCGCGTGATCAGTACTTTATTTATGGCTGTTATTTTATTGTGCTGGCACTCATGTACTTTGTGGCCGTATTTacaagaattttatttaaaaaacttaggTGTTGTGGGTATGGCGTTGTGAATATGACAAGTTGA